Below is a genomic region from Thunnus albacares chromosome 4, fThuAlb1.1, whole genome shotgun sequence.
GGCGTGTGTGTGGCAGCACCCACATCACCCTGAGCCTGTTCGACCTGAAACACCAGCCTCAAACCTCACCGTTTGATAGCAACTAGCCAGAGTTAGAGGGCCGAGGTATAAACACTATGCAATTGTCTTTCAATTCTGCCTTTAGAAGTAAACATGCACACTTAACAGTTTTCCATTCCTTCTTTGGCCTGACAGTACATTAGTGCTGATGTGTCTTTCCGAGGTTTTCgtaaatatttgcatttcttGCACTGCTTCTGTTCTTTGTGTCAAAGGAAGAATGGCTGTCTTTATCTGCTTGGAACGGGATAAGACACCTATTAGTGAAGACTCAATCAGACATCAAGAGGTTCCTGGGATGTTTTTCATTACTCTGACCATAAGCAACTGTGGTCAAGGATTCATTTATGATTAATGCACTGGTAAATGGAGCTTTTTCCGCCACACACCATCTGAGAAACTCAGAAGGCAGGCAACAGAATAAGTCGTTTATGTTTTACGAAGTTCAAAGAACTTTCTACGGCTTGGACTGTCCGCATGCTCTAAAAGATAAGATCAAAGGGAATTTTATCATAAATTTGTAGAATAGGAGAGAGCCAATTTGTTGATATTGGAATTTCTTCTCTTGGCAGCCCAGATTTAGTGTAAATCAAGTGATACGGCCGGCTGCTCAGGTCCTTGTCAATGAAGGGTAGGGTGTGCAAGGTCAACCTCCCCACTTCTCCAAAATAACCATATAAAGCAAGCAAGAAGTGcagactgtctctctctctctctctctctctctccctcacacacacacacacacataagccaTAAGCCAGGCTGTTGAGGGGTGAGTAAGGGGGGACTTCATTGGGGGTTTAGGTGGGGGGACATCAGACATATGTTGAAATATAATCTCCTTAGTTACCCATCAACTTGTGTGATCCCTCATCCTCATTAAGCTAAAATAACAGCCAGTCAGGCAAAAAAACTGAGATGCAGTGGGCTTAAGCTTCACTGGAGGATTGACTTTGACATGGATCTGAATGATTACACACAGCAGATGTTAccagtatttatatttactcatatacataaagagggaaaaagagggaCATGAGCACATAAAAAAGGTGATTGTCATGCAGACACAAAAGCACTTCAAGCATGTTTTAATGACAAATGCTTGGAAAATATCTGCATCGCGGGAATAAAGCAAATAAGGAACTTAATAATGGTGTGATACTGTTCAGAGTTGTGAATGAGAGCAGCGCGGATGTGACGGTGCATGACTTTTATCTGGTGCTACTTACAAAGCCGTATCCTCTGGATTTACCGGTCTGTCTGTCCGTTATCACCACAGCCTCGTCAATGTCTCCAAAGGCCTCGAAGTATTTTCTCAGTGAGGCATCGTTCGTGTGGTAGGGCAGCCCGCCGACAAAGATCTTGGTAAAAGTGGTGTCTTTCTGAAGCGATGTGGGATGCATGACGTCCAGAGCTCCGTTCATGAACTGATGCAGAAGCATTGGTCAGCCGGACAGAAGACCAGAGGCACGCTGAAGCAATTCACTAAGCGCTTAATGATGTTCCTGCATCGGTGAAACAAACTCTCTATCACGCTACACGATGTTGCTGTAGTTTGTCCTCTCGTGTTACGACCGTCGCTCAAACTTGTAGCAACCTGATGACATCTATGATTCACGGTGCGTCAACTCCTCCGGTGGTTGCTGCTTTGCCCCTGTGAGAAAATGTGCCGGGACGTTTTATATGCCGTAGACGTAACCCCGCCCCCACACAACTCTTGACCAATCGGTGAAGACTCTGAGTGCCAACTTCGGGTATCGGCCCCTCCTATTGGTCCGCCCACCACTGCGCTCTGCTGCACCTGCTTTTGTCTTTTacaacacaaagagaaacataCCGTACGGCAGAAAGCGCGGCTGTCACGTCTGTCGCGAGATTTgcaaggaagtagtaactttaattttaacccacgtttcaagtgattattttaacccaaaccacgatGTTTTCCTAATTGTAACCGAGTGTTttttatgcctaaacctaaccagaccttaaccacagcgctgtcacaacataaaacagagagacaagGATGTTTTGAAGCGGCTCGCAAGAGTTTTGCAAATCTAGAGTCATCTTGACACGAACCCCCACCACATGGTGCATTGTGCTGCTGTAATGAGGAAGTAACCGGTTTAAAACACCTTTCCAACTTTTGAAAAGTAGCAGTTTAAGTTGTTATTTTGTAACCATGACATGGCACAAACAGCCTGAGGAGAAAGCAAAGATACACAGTGTGCTTTTATTTAAGCCTTAAAgatccctccagacatgttttaagatgtatgtaaaatactctactttgaaaaataattagtgtctgatatggtttctCCACAAAAAAGTTCGAGTATCTTGtcaaaatccttaaaattataTCTAATCCTTCTcccacattaaaaatgaaagaatctataaatatgcaaaaaattCTCATTTCAGAactttaactgctggacacaagatgtctcctacttcactgtaaagtccattctcagtgtatgagTACTCCAAACTATTTATGATGTGGCAAATCCTGCTTTTAGTCTCAccctttaaaatcagattttcaatgagcgcAGAGagattttccactttcagcagatgaatgtgaaactgctttctagtgtcaaacacTGCACATActtcattctgcacaatgaaactcaaacatccaactgtaggaacaagaggaaaaacatttttgaatggaggggaactttaaatTTTTACCTAAACAAAAGAACAATGGTAACATCACCGGCCTGATGAATGAGACTGTAACCTTCATTTTAACCAGTTTGTATCACTTCATATACCTATATGGATTATACTTTACAGTCCAGTCAGTCTATTAGTGATTTTACAGTAATCTTCTAGTAGTATTTTCTGAATCTTCCTATAATCAACATATTGTATTATATTCTGTAGCATTGTGTTAGGTTACAACACACCGTAAGGGTTGCTGTGGTTATTCCTGGTTTTTGGAAAGGTAACGTCAAAGTCATAAGGCAAGTTCACATGACTGTGTCCCTTTGTGAGTGACTGTAGACTGACTAAAGTACAATATGACAAATTTCATTGGGCTTGCCGACCCAGGCTACCTTCAATTACCCTATCATAAAAGCAAATGATTGGCACATTTTGCAAGAATAAGggcaaatgtgaaatgtgtgggGAGTGCTTGTTTTCCAGTTATGGTTTCTACATGTTTGACTACTCACAAACACTGATAACCTCTGTGCAGCAAAGGGCAGATCCAATTGGGTTGAAAGTAACAGGTCACTTTGacagttaaagttttgaaaaaacTTGACTGTCCAAAGAAACATTACTTTCACATGTGGTGTTGACCTGGAGCACTTTCTGCTCAATTAGTTTAAAGAAACTGGGTtcggtttgtttgtttttccacagtGCTTCAGCTGTACTGCTTAAATGATTGAAGAATGGAAACTTATAACATTTTAGGAGCAGTGGGGTGAggggaaacaaacacatttggaCTTAACAGTGGCAGCAGTGGCACCCCGTGGAAGTTGAGAGGAGTCGGTGAACTGTGGCAGCAGTATCTTCCCGCCCTCGGTGCCTTGGAGCTCCACTGCTAAGTACCAAGTGTCATGCTAACAGTGAGGTGATACTCTAATGACCTCAATAAAATGGCTTTTAATTCACACCTTCTGCTCTATGAACTGGTTCACTTTTCACACATGGCCTTTGTAGCTGCCTGTGCTGCCTCATTCATATCCTCTTGATAAATCCCCCCTATTTCCAGCTGTGTATCCCTGTCAAAAGGACTTAACCTGGATGAAGAATCCCACTGTCCTGCTTTGATCTTGTTTGTTCTGCTTAGCTCCCGGTCCTCTCTACAGGCACAGTAACTGCTGGAGTTAACACACTGAAAGACGAAATGCTCCACCTGCTGGTTAACTTGGATTGAAACAAGCAGACAGAAGTGGTCATTGTGATACAGATGTTGCTCAAAGTTTATCTTTTTGATTTCGTGATCATTTCCATGTCAGGGACCCAcatgatgaagagttttacagctgaaatatGAGATAGTGGTCACGTTTATGGTTTAGCATGCACAATACAGTTCTGAGAATCCccaaacaatacaatacagtcaACGCAACaggttatatttttttaaacctaCTTACTCCCTCAAGTGGGAATAAACGTTCAAATCTATGAGTATGcacttaattatttattttacaaatttcATGAATGGGACCATGGAGTAACAGCAAATCAAAAGAGAATGAAGAGTCTTTGGAAAGCTGTAAAAAATAAGGAGCTGgatacacttaaaaaaaaaaatccaaacatcaATATGAATGACAAATAAAGCCCTCCCCTTCTATGATGACCTCTAAGACCAATTGTCACACAGCTGTCATCAACGCCAGGTTGGGTGGGCCCGTCTGATTGGTCCATGCACAGAATGCAGCACCGTGGCATTGGTCCAGGTGTTTGCCGAAAGGAAGGAGTCTGTCTTGAGCGTATACACACACTAAAGCAGCAGGTCTTCCGCATTTCCCCACAAGAGATGCGACTTGGCACGACGAATCTAAAGACAGGAGGGAGCAGTCAGTCACAAAGAACATCTTTctgaggttttgtttttgtttatttcagaaACTGTGTCCCTTTTTGCACAGACTAAACAGTACAACATCACTCTACAGCAGAcaaaaatcaattcattgtAAACTATTACTAGTCTATGTTCAATAATTTCAGAATCCTGTCTCTGATATCtacataatttaataaataacattcGTTAGACATCTCTTTGAGTACACTGTTGAGCCTCACTACTTTTACAAGGTCAATGCTGCAAAAAGCCAGCAAGCTTCATCCCAAATAATCCTGATTGTACAGGTGCAGAGGCAGCTTGTATACACTATTACAGCAGAAACCACACAAGCCTATAAAGTGACTCCACTCAGTTCTGTACAGCACCATTCCCACTAACAATGGCTACATGTAGAAGTACAGCGCAGTACTGAGATCTGAACCATGTCAGTTGTCACTTCCCACATCCATGCATGTCAGGGACGCTCTGAAAGGCCCTGATGCGAGTCACAAGGGCATTGAGGAAGGGAGGCAGCCCCATCCGGCGACCGTGGTCTCCAGGTTTACAGACAGTGGCTGCCCTTCTCTCACCATTTCTTGTTCCGAGGCTTCAGCTCCTCTGCAGCATTCCTCAGGAAGATGTAGTTCTTTTTCTGGGGGTTGTAGTACTCATGGCCCTGAGGGATTCAGAGTGCCAGTTAATGACTACATTGGAGCACAATCATCAATAAAGGCCACAGAGGAAAGGGAAGCGTTGTAAAGTGGAGTAGTAAAATACAAACATCCGGTCACAACTTTTGTGAAGGCTTTACATCTCCTACCTTTGACCAGTCATAACTGGAAGCATATGCGAAGATGTTGCCATTGTGGTTGAAGCAGCAAGCCGTAATGGGCTGGTCAAGCTGCTCCGAGGTCTTCAACTTGGTTCGGGCGTCTTTGTCCCAGAAGCTAAAGCGTCCATCTGAGCCAACAGTAGCCAGAGTGCCATGGACAGGATGGAAGGAGATGGCGTTTACCTGATGTGAGGAAAGAGAAATGAGTAGGTGAGACATGTGGAAACATTATGACTGAGCTGGTCAGTTTATCAAAGTTACTATATTGTGATGATTAAGTTTCAGAAATGATACATAAGGGTTATTCAAGGTCACAACACCACCATGTcaatcaaattatttttaaaaaagggtgaATATTATAaatccaaaagaaaaacacgctgtttctgttgttgtgtcacATGTCGATGGTGCAACTGAACAACACACCTGTTAAATGATTGGCTGTCATGTCAATCGCTCTATTATCAAGGGATATGATAGGCTGTTTATGAGCCAGGGAGGGAGCACGTTTGGGGATTGTTCTTGCAATCAAACTTTGCGTATTCATTATGTGCTTTCATGCTGTTTGTATTTAATGCATTTAAGTAAAACAATCGAATATTCTATCGAACAATTTTGTTATTGCTATTGATGAAGTGTCTATCGCTGGTACACATCACTATTGTTTTATTGCACAGGCTTTCACAGTagaatgtttaccatgttcaccatcttacttTGGTGcgttagcatactaacatttgttaattacTACAAAACCCTATTGACATTAATATTGATGTCAGATATTAAGCACTGTCCTGGATATCGATATCTGCTCATGGAAACGTTTCCTATAACTGAAAGTATAATTACTGAAAGCAGTCTCTCTAATCATTGAAGTAcattgttaaagaaaaaaaactttttaattgtaatgaCAGTAATGATCGTTATCTGACCATCATTATGCACAGAcatgaatttcagtgttgttattttgttttgggaCACAATAGTTGCAGATATTTCTAACCGGCTTGTGAGTGTCCACCAGGTCTGTGAGCCTCACATCTCACGTCCGTTTCTTTCCCTGCTCCGCTATCTTTACGCGCCAGGTCTATTTTTGCCAGACTGGCTTACAtgggacagaaagaaaagatcTTTCAACAACACAAATGTATACAGGCTACCCCATACACCTGTAGGTGGGGGCACTGCACCCCTACTGTCCTTGGGGTCATTTATAGGTTGTGTGGATTACTACTGCATGagtgaaaaaagttgtataaagccttttgtggctttATACAGTCTGATGAATTGCTTCAAGTTATGTCACTTTCACAACGTCAACATTGTCTCAGAACAACTTACAGCATAGATGTCCTGTGGAGTGGTTGTGTTGGTTCCATTGGACCTGTGGCACTTGAACGTAAAGTTGTCTTTGGCTCTGATAGAGATCAGGGAAACACATTcatgtcaggtgttttacagcAAGAGCGAAGCTTTTAATTATATAAACACAGTAACaacaataattataacaacaataatagtagTTAATGATAAGCACAACGTCAAAAACTCATTCACTTGTAAGAAATGGATTGTTTTTGGCACTCACGGGTTTGGAGGGTTGATATAGTGGATGGCCACTCGTCCCTCAATGCTTCCCAGTGCAAAGCCTGTTGGCTTGTTCTGCTTGTCCTTGAATATGGCAACACAGCGGTGCTACAGGATGAGGGCGGAAAAGTACATTGGATCAAAAGACAGTTatacatgaataataataaaataatatacttACTACTATACAACTTGTatcaaagaaaatgaatatggctgtagataaaaaaaaacaccaggtTAAGTGGCACGATGTATACAGAGTGggaaaagaagacaaagagaaaatagTTAATGGAGAAGGAAAATTCCATGTAATCACCTGATGTTTAAGAGGAGAGTCTATTCTGCGAAACTCAGAGGGCTGGTTCTCCAGCTGGTACACTATCAGGCCTCTCTCAGCTGTGGCAACCACTGCCATGGGGTAAACCTATATAACAGAGTcacaaatgtgtcaaaatacaaaaatacaaaaccacTCAATCCATCATCCAATCAGCAAGAATTAAAATACATCATAATCCTCAAAAGCCACTTACAACGTCTGCACAGTAACATCTCTCTGGCATCTGCAGAGACATCATGGGATTGGGAGAGCGGGTGTCCCAGAACTGGAGTGAAAACCAGAAAGGATGTCATGTTTCTCAGTGCTACATTAAACACCACAAAGTTCAACATACCACTCCTTCATTACATTAATGGACTGCTGAATGCTGTTTTGGAACCAAGTATAATTTCCTGTATTGACTTTAATCAACACAATAAATCTATGTTGTAGTCTGTTTGGGAAATGAAAAGCTCAAATTACAGTTACACTGTGCCAGCCCAAAACTTAAGTCTTGTAGCTAAACACCTTTCTCACATGCTCATGAGATCCTCAATATCAAAACTTAAAGGTCTGAGTTAAGAGTATACTGGCAAAGCTTGTTATGGaaaagctgcaatgattaactGTTTCAAGTGTTTTCCACTGCACTTTTTACAATCTCCACATATGAAAAAAGCTCTTTTACATCTCACTTATTTTctagatgtactgtatgtattttcaaGCTCTAACAGATGTGGTGAAGTGGCTGTTGTACCTTCAGTGTTTTGTCCCAGCTGCCAGTCATGATACAGCTGTAGTTAGGGGCTTTAATCCAGTGGATCGCTTTGATTGGGCCGTCATGCTATGAAGAGAAATGATGTGCTGTGAGATGATTCTGCTTCACTATAATGACCACATAGATGATCTAAAGGTTCTCATCCAACCTGTGCAATCTGCATTGCTTGATTGCTGTTAAGATCCCACATCTTGGCTGTC
It encodes:
- the rae1 gene encoding mRNA export factor isoform X2; the encoded protein is MSLFGTNSGFGTGGTGVFGSTTTDSHNPMKDVEVTSPPDDSISCLAFSPPTMPGNFLIGGSWANDVRCWEVQDNGQTVPKAQQMHTGPVLDACWSDDGSKVFTASCDKTAKMWDLNSNQAMQIAQHDGPIKAIHWIKAPNYSCIMTGSWDKTLKFWDTRSPNPMMSLQMPERCYCADVVYPMAVVATAERGLIVYQLENQPSEFRRIDSPLKHQHRCVAIFKDKQNKPTGFALGSIEGRVAIHYINPPNPAKDNFTFKCHRSNGTNTTTPQDIYAVNAISFHPVHGTLATVGSDGRFSFWDKDARTKLKTSEQLDQPITACCFNHNGNIFAYASSYDWSKGHEYYNPQKKNYIFLRNAAEELKPRNKK
- the rae1 gene encoding mRNA export factor isoform X1, whose translation is MSLFGTNSGFGTGGTGVFGSTTTDSHNPMKDVEVTSPPDDSISCLAFSPPTMPGNFLIGGSWANDVRCWEVQDNGQTVPKAQQMHTGPVLDACWSDDGSKVFTASCDKTAKMWDLNSNQAMQIAQHDGPIKAIHWIKAPNYSCIMTGSWDKTLKFWDTRSPNPMMSLQMPERCYCADVVYPMAVVATAERGLIVYQLENQPSEFRRIDSPLKHQHRCVAIFKDKQNKPTGFALGSIEGRVAIHYINPPNPAKDNFTFKCHRSNGTNTTTPQDIYAVNAISFHPVHGTLATVGSDGRFSFWDKDARTKLKTSEQLDQPITACCFNHNGNIFAYASSYDWSKGHEYYNPQKKNYIFLRNAAEELKPRNKKW